Genomic DNA from Chitinivibrionia bacterium:
GAGATTCGCGAGCGGTCTTTATGGTAGGCATTCCACCGCCAACCGCCGCCTCAAAATAAACCGACACTTTCTTTTTTTCAGCCGCCGTAAAAATTTCCGGACCATATTCGGCAATCAGTTTTTTGTTGGCGGTTATCACGTGTTTTCCATTTTCTATAGCAGTCATAACGACATCTTTAGCAATTTTGGTTCCACCGATAAGTTCTATTACCAAATCGATATTCGGGTCGTTTGCTATCTCAAGCCCACAGCCGACAACTTCAGCGTTTCCTATTGGAAAATCCTTTAATCGCTCAGGCTCGATAGTAGCAATTTTTGTAAGTTCGAGCGGAAGTTGTAAGTTTTTTCTGAAAAAGCCCATTTCTTTGGCGAGGATTTTAATTACCCCGCCACCGACCGTTCCAGCTCCCGCAAGTCCTATTCTTATTTTTTCTTTTGTTTGCATTTGCCCTCGGTTCTGTAAGTAAATTATTCCGCAAATTCCGTTCCGGCTCTTGCCGCTCTTTCACGCGCTATTCTTTCTTCAAGATTTCCCCAAGCTGTTCTTGCCTGTCTGAGATTTTCTGCGTTCTGTTGTGCTTCAAGCAATGCTCTGAGAACATTTGCGTCAAGCGCTCTCAATACGTAAGCAGTAAAACCGTCGGGACCACGCGATACCATTTCTCTGACAATTCTGTCGCCGTTAATTGTGGTCAAAACAAAAATTTCCTGAACGGTTTCAAATACGTCATTGTCCACATTTCCTTGTATATCCAAAGTAAACGCGCGTTGCTGAGAAGCCACTTCCTGCTCAAATTGTGTTGCAATCTGCTGAGTTGCCTCGAAGCGCGCACGTCTTAATGCCGCGATTTGGTCGGTTGCAGTCGCCATACCTACTGCCCAAACAGATTCTCTGAAAGGACCGTCAATCAAACGCTGAATTTCTGCAGGATAAACGCCTCTCGCTTCTTCCACATCTCCCATATTCGGCGGTCTTTTTCCTCCGCAAGCAACCAATAACAAAGCCGCCGCAACAATAAACAATACAAAAATACTCTTAATTCTAAACATCAAAAAACTCCTTTGATTTGTTGTGATTTTTATAAAACTCCAAATCTAAAATAATTTATTGCGAAACGTAAAAGAGAAAATATTTGTAAATTTTTCCTTTTTGACTTCCGAATGCAAGCGGCAAATGGTATTTTTACACCGAAAATTTATTATATCAGGAGTGTTTTATGAAAACTTTGGCAGTTATTTTGGTATTGGCGGCGAGCGTGTTTGCTCAGGACGCGGCAATGAACCCCGGAAGCGGAATGGCAAGCTTGTTGCCTATGATGATTTTATTTTTCGTGGTCATTTATTTCTTTATGATAAGACCCGAGCAAAAAAAGCAGAAAGAAATGGACAAAATGCGCACCGCGCTCAAAGTCGGCGACGAAGTTGTTACTATGGCGGGAATTTGCGGTACCGTGCATAAAATTATCGACGACAAAAAAATCGTTATAAAAATCGACGAAAAAGCGATGATGACAATTCTCACGGTTTCTGTCGGAAACGTAAACCCGAGCGCAACGGAAACAAAAGCGGATAAATAAGTTGTGAACCCGCAAAAAGACGACTTGGAAATTTACGGCTCAAAACTCCTGCGAGAAACTTGCAAGGAGGTATCGGTTTTTGACGACGAGCTCGTAAATTTCACAAACAAATTGCGCGAACTTATGTATGAATTCGACGGCGTAGGTCTTGCGGCGGTTCAGGTGGGAGTCCCTCTGCGAATTGCCGTAATAGACATACCCGATACCGAAAAAGAAGCCATTATTTTAATAAACCCCGAAATAGTCTGGAGCGACGACGAAACGCAAACCGACAGCGAGGGCTGTCTCAGCATTCCCGATGTCCGCGCCAATGTTGCCCGTTCTATGAATATAAGCGTAAAAGCGGTATCCCCAAACGGCGAACCGA
This window encodes:
- the yajC gene encoding preprotein translocase subunit YajC gives rise to the protein MKTLAVILVLAASVFAQDAAMNPGSGMASLLPMMILFFVVIYFFMIRPEQKKQKEMDKMRTALKVGDEVVTMAGICGTVHKIIDDKKIVIKIDEKAMMTILTVSVGNVNPSATETKADK
- the def gene encoding peptide deformylase — encoded protein: MNPQKDDLEIYGSKLLRETCKEVSVFDDELVNFTNKLRELMYEFDGVGLAAVQVGVPLRIAVIDIPDTEKEAIILINPEIVWSDDETQTDSEGCLSIPDVRANVARSMNISVKAVSPNGEPIFLDKISGFFARVIQHEIDHLNGVLFTDRIDPVKKTFIAGKLKKIAKERKNK